The following are encoded in a window of Peromyscus maniculatus bairdii isolate BWxNUB_F1_BW_parent chromosome X, HU_Pman_BW_mat_3.1, whole genome shotgun sequence genomic DNA:
- the LOC143271101 gene encoding uncharacterized protein LOC143271101: MKEYIFKFSGLICSTSALVFEIILANSQCWRLCEFNNKLVQFVSIGLWEAYYTQDFNISGSMTRMLVHTPINETWNKSSEFQYLQVLIAWAILMKILVLIFTSVAIKISCMEDPFIDIQLFCYKMSAIILAVSSLFTLVTVTLNHLGDIYGQTTLDFSPDFPVKMEDIIKKHCTKVFPMGVLTATMSLFGVILFLCEMISLTVQSQVKARCASKLAEQKV; this comes from the coding sequence atgaaggagtacatcttcaagttcagtggcCTGATTTGTAGTACATCAGCTTTGGTATTTGAAATCATCCTTGCAAACAGCCAATGCTGGCGCCTGTGCGAGTTTAACAACAAGCTTGTGCAATTTGTGTCAATTGGACTCTGGGAAGCTTATTACACTCAGGACTTTAACATCTCTGGGTCTATGACCAGGATGTTGGTTCACACCCCTATCAATGAAACCTGGAACAAGTCATCagaatttcagtatttacaagtCCTGATAGCATGGGCCATTTTGATGAAAATCCTAGTCCTGATTTTCACTTCAGTGGCCATTAAGATCAGCTGCATGGAAGACCCATTCATTGATATCCAGCTGTTTTGCTACAAGATGTCTGCCATAATTTTGGCTGTGAGCAGCCTTTTCACACTTGttactgtgaccttgaaccacctAGGAGACATCTATGGGCAAACCACACTTGACTTTTCACCCGACTTTCCCGTTAAAATGGAGgacattataaagaaacactgcaCAAAGGTGTTCCCAATGGGTGTCCTGACAGCCACGATGTCACTCTTTGGcgtgattttgtttctctgtgagatGATCTCCTTGACAGTACAGAGTCAGGTGAAGGCCCGGTGTGCTTCCAAACTGGCTGAGCAAAAGGTCTGA